From the genome of Gilliamella sp. wkB7, one region includes:
- a CDS encoding virulence factor BrkB family protein, with protein MKSFKNIQLFTKMLWSRINQDRLTTSSAGLAYTTILALVPLITVIFSLLSAFPMFDEVSLSLKKIIYNNLVPTASDTIENYLEQFIGNTKKMTFMGVIGLIVTSLLLINSINTALNHIWKTKRKRSFMYNLTMYWTILTLGPILAGSSVAISSYVFSLKWLSTATTGNFLFNSLPFIISVVGFWLLYSIIPTESVPFKESIVGAVVAAILFELGKRAFALYITSFPTYQLIYGVVSSIPIMLVWIYFSWCIVLFGAEFAATLTDFNRNKLAVENQSLPG; from the coding sequence ATGAAATCATTCAAAAATATACAGCTATTTACTAAAATGTTATGGTCGCGTATAAATCAAGACCGTTTAACAACATCTTCTGCTGGGTTAGCTTATACAACAATCCTTGCTTTAGTGCCACTTATTACTGTTATATTTTCTCTACTCTCTGCTTTCCCTATGTTTGACGAAGTCAGTCTTTCATTAAAAAAAATAATTTATAACAATTTAGTTCCGACCGCTAGTGACACTATCGAGAATTATTTAGAACAATTTATTGGCAATACTAAAAAAATGACCTTTATGGGTGTAATCGGTTTAATTGTTACATCGCTTCTATTAATTAATTCAATTAATACTGCGCTTAATCACATATGGAAAACCAAGCGTAAGCGATCATTCATGTACAATCTAACGATGTATTGGACCATATTAACTTTAGGCCCTATTTTGGCTGGTTCAAGTGTTGCAATAAGTTCTTATGTGTTTTCACTAAAATGGCTTTCTACTGCGACAACAGGTAACTTTCTATTCAATTCTTTACCATTTATTATATCAGTAGTTGGTTTCTGGTTGCTTTATAGTATTATTCCTACTGAGTCAGTACCTTTTAAAGAGTCCATAGTTGGAGCCGTTGTCGCAGCAATATTATTTGAACTAGGAAAACGAGCATTTGCGCTGTATATAACTTCTTTCCCAACTTATCAACTTATTTATGGAGTTGTATCATCAATTCCCATTATGTTAGTTTGGATCTATTTTTCTTGGTGCATTGTTTTGTTTGGAGCTGAGTTTGCTGCAACTTTAACGGACTTTAATCGCAATAAGCTCGCAGTTGAAAATCAATCATTACCAGGGTAA
- the pgk gene encoding phosphoglycerate kinase — MSIIRMQDLDLKGKRLFIRSDLNVPVKNGKVTSDARIKASLPTIEEAIKKGAKVMVTSHIGRPTEGEYNPEFSLQPVVDYLKEHVSFPVRLVKDYLDGVDVKEGELVVLENVRFNVGEGKDDETLSKKYAALCDIYVMDAFGTAHRAQASTHGAGKFAPVACAGPLLAAELDALGKALDNPARPMVAIVAGSKVSTKLTVLDSLSKIADQIIVGGGIANTFIAAEGYNVGKSLYEADLIPEAKKLMANCEIPVPTDVRVATEFSETATATEKSVKDVKENEQILDLGDKSAEVLANIIKNAKTILWNGPVGVFEFPNFRRGTEIVAKAIADSQGFSIAGGGDTLAAIDLFGIEDKISYISTGGGAFLEFVEGKKLPAVAMLEERAKA; from the coding sequence ATGTCTATTATTAGAATGCAAGATCTTGATCTAAAAGGAAAACGTTTATTTATTCGTTCAGATCTTAATGTGCCAGTTAAAAATGGTAAAGTAACTTCTGATGCGCGAATTAAAGCATCATTACCGACTATTGAAGAAGCGATCAAGAAAGGTGCTAAAGTAATGGTTACTTCTCATATTGGTCGTCCAACGGAAGGGGAATATAACCCTGAATTTTCATTACAACCCGTTGTTGATTACTTGAAAGAACATGTATCTTTTCCTGTTCGTTTAGTAAAAGATTACCTTGATGGTGTTGATGTTAAAGAGGGTGAATTAGTTGTTCTTGAAAATGTTCGTTTCAATGTCGGTGAAGGTAAAGATGATGAAACTTTATCTAAAAAATATGCTGCACTTTGCGACATCTATGTAATGGATGCGTTTGGTACTGCTCACCGTGCGCAAGCTTCAACTCATGGTGCAGGTAAATTTGCTCCTGTTGCTTGTGCAGGTCCATTATTAGCTGCTGAATTAGATGCATTAGGTAAAGCGCTTGATAATCCAGCAAGACCAATGGTTGCTATTGTCGCGGGTTCTAAAGTATCAACTAAATTAACTGTTCTTGATTCACTTTCTAAAATTGCTGATCAAATAATTGTTGGTGGTGGTATTGCTAATACTTTCATCGCAGCAGAAGGTTATAATGTTGGTAAATCACTTTACGAAGCTGATTTAATTCCTGAAGCTAAAAAATTAATGGCTAACTGTGAAATTCCTGTACCTACTGATGTTCGCGTTGCCACTGAATTCAGTGAAACAGCTACAGCAACTGAAAAATCAGTAAAAGATGTTAAAGAAAATGAACAAATTCTTGATTTAGGTGATAAATCAGCAGAAGTATTAGCGAATATTATCAAGAATGCAAAAACTATACTGTGGAATGGTCCTGTAGGTGTATTTGAATTCCCTAATTTTCGTCGTGGTACTGAAATTGTTGCTAAAGCAATTGCTGATAGCCAAGGTTTTTCAATTGCCGGTGGTGGTGATACATTAGCTGCAATTGATTTATTCGGTATTGAAGATAAAATCTCTTATATTTCAACTGGTGGTGGTGCTTTCCTAGAATTTGTTGAAGGTAAAAAACTTCCAGCTGTTGCAATGTTAGAAGAAAGAGCAAAAGCATAA
- the dtd gene encoding D-aminoacyl-tRNA deacylase, whose translation MIALIQRVKQASVTVNNQVIGQINHGLLVLLSVEQEDNEQKAIRLCEKVLGYRIFSDNEGKMNLNVSQTNGELLVVSQFTLAADTQKGMRPSFTKGAKPVEANKLYQFFVEQCKKQINTQTGQFAADMQVSLINDGPVTFWLQV comes from the coding sequence ATGATCGCCTTAATCCAACGTGTTAAACAAGCTAGTGTTACTGTTAATAATCAAGTTATTGGACAGATTAATCATGGATTACTAGTATTATTAAGTGTTGAACAAGAAGATAATGAGCAAAAAGCTATACGCTTATGTGAAAAAGTACTAGGGTATCGAATATTTAGTGATAATGAAGGCAAAATGAATTTAAATGTTAGCCAAACTAATGGTGAACTATTAGTTGTTTCTCAATTTACACTAGCAGCCGATACACAAAAGGGTATGCGCCCAAGTTTTACTAAAGGTGCAAAACCAGTTGAAGCCAATAAACTATATCAATTTTTTGTTGAGCAATGTAAAAAGCAAATTAATACACAAACAGGACAATTTGCAGCTGACATGCAGGTTTCTTTGATAAATGATGGACCAGTTACATTTTGGCTACAAGTCTAA
- the rpsT gene encoding 30S ribosomal protein S20, protein MANIKSAKKRAVQSEKRRKHNASNRSMMRTYIKKVYAAVAAGDKQTAEVAFKDMQAVVDRQAARGLIHKNKAARHKANLIKQIKALA, encoded by the coding sequence TTGGCTAATATCAAATCAGCTAAGAAACGTGCGGTTCAATCCGAAAAACGCCGTAAACATAATGCTAGTAACCGTTCAATGATGCGTACTTATATTAAAAAAGTTTACGCAGCTGTTGCAGCTGGTGATAAACAAACAGCTGAAGTGGCATTCAAAGACATGCAGGCAGTTGTTGATCGTCAAGCGGCTCGTGGCTTAATCCACAAAAACAAAGCTGCACGTCATAAAGCGAATTTAATTAAGCAGATTAAAGCATTGGCTTAA
- a CDS encoding SPOR domain-containing protein: protein MVQRDYVRKKSRSKKNNSRNKPNLMIFLAIIIIILFSTILYYVANNKPTQPVKPPKVKTQPPAITLPERPQERWTYLKELETPNASYGSRASERQQILDSFVNNSRPVTPPTKNNSVTKQETTSSITTQNVGTSNKWILKCGAFKDKANAEALKARIAMIGISGSISSGQLYRVTAGQYTNKNEADKALNSLKNNGINDCIISN from the coding sequence GTGGTTCAGCGTGATTATGTAAGAAAAAAGAGCCGATCAAAAAAAAATAATTCACGAAATAAGCCTAATTTAATGATATTTTTGGCTATTATTATTATTATTCTATTTTCTACTATTCTCTATTACGTTGCGAATAACAAACCAACTCAACCAGTTAAACCCCCGAAAGTAAAAACCCAACCTCCGGCAATAACATTACCAGAAAGACCTCAAGAACGTTGGACCTATCTTAAAGAACTTGAAACTCCAAATGCTAGTTATGGTTCAAGAGCAAGTGAACGGCAACAAATTTTAGATAGCTTTGTCAATAATTCACGTCCTGTCACGCCGCCGACTAAAAATAATAGTGTGACCAAACAAGAAACTACTTCATCTATAACTACACAAAATGTTGGTACTTCAAATAAATGGATATTGAAATGTGGAGCATTCAAAGATAAAGCTAACGCCGAAGCCCTTAAAGCAAGAATTGCAATGATTGGCATCAGTGGTAGTATATCTTCGGGTCAATTATATAGAGTCACAGCAGGGCAATATACTAATAAAAATGAGGCAGATAAGGCATTAAACTCATTAAAAAATAATGGGATTAATGATTGTATTATTTCTAACTAA